The following coding sequences are from one Salipiger sp. CCB-MM3 window:
- the cas7c gene encoding type I-C CRISPR-associated protein Cas7/Csd2 — MSKPEIDPIQNRYEFVLYFDVKDGNPNGDPDAGAMPRQDPETMHGLVSDVALKRKIRNFVGENCGEDDGFSIYQSQGTVLNEAHARAYEALGEKPKPAKLPEKADKAAAITRWMCDTFFDIRAFGAVMTNEVNAGSVRGPVQINFARSVEPVMPINIGITRGTVTNEKDREKQRTMGSKFIIPYGLYRVHGYINANCAKKSGFDDDDLQLLWVAIRDMFDFDRAATRGEMAARRLIVFKHQSALGNAQAHKLFDRVTTQRRSGEDLIEVGDPRLDNQPPARAFKDYDIDVDLDDLPKGIEVFEPF; from the coding sequence ATGAGCAAGCCGGAAATCGATCCGATCCAGAACCGCTATGAGTTCGTCCTCTACTTCGATGTGAAGGACGGCAACCCCAATGGAGACCCGGATGCCGGCGCCATGCCACGGCAAGACCCCGAGACGATGCACGGCCTCGTTTCCGACGTCGCCCTAAAGCGCAAGATCCGCAACTTCGTGGGCGAGAACTGTGGTGAAGACGACGGGTTCAGCATCTACCAGTCACAGGGCACCGTCTTGAACGAAGCGCATGCTCGCGCCTACGAAGCGCTGGGTGAGAAACCCAAGCCCGCCAAGCTTCCTGAAAAAGCAGACAAGGCGGCCGCGATCACCCGTTGGATGTGTGACACCTTCTTCGACATTCGGGCCTTCGGTGCCGTAATGACCAATGAGGTCAACGCCGGTTCGGTTCGTGGGCCTGTGCAGATCAACTTCGCCCGGTCGGTCGAGCCCGTCATGCCGATCAACATCGGGATCACTCGCGGGACGGTCACCAACGAAAAAGACCGCGAAAAGCAACGAACGATGGGCTCCAAGTTCATCATCCCATACGGCCTCTATCGCGTGCACGGCTACATCAATGCCAACTGCGCCAAGAAGTCCGGCTTTGACGATGATGACCTGCAGCTTCTTTGGGTCGCAATTCGGGACATGTTCGACTTCGACCGCGCTGCCACCCGCGGAGAGATGGCCGCGCGCCGTCTGATCGTCTTCAAGCACCAAAGCGCGCTGGGCAACGCTCAGGCTCACAAGCTGTTCGATCGCGTGACCACTCAACGCCGCAGCGGCGAGGACCTTATCGAGGTGGGTGATCCGCGCCTGGACAATCAGCCCCCGGCGCGTGCCTTCAAAGACTACGATATCGATGTCGACCTGGACGATCTCCCCAAGGGCATCGAGGTTTTCGAACCCTTCTGA
- the cas8c gene encoding type I-C CRISPR-associated protein Cas8c/Csd1: MTMLRALNDLYGRLRADGEAPDFGFSMEYVGFALEIDMEGNFLRLTDLRSLKNDAPQPVRKPVPRAQRTSGVLPRLGADTCAYVLGVDAKEVKVGGRKSFEANLSPRAAEKHTAFIERHRELFAGTNDPHLQAVLRFFESWTPEMFVEREFSAQALLQTLQIEIGEGSEKVVLHQHPSIVAEAQKPGEGELVKCLVTGEEGPLAQNHMQIKGVRGSQASGAYMVSFNKPSFCSHDKKNGANAPVSERAAFGYVTALNTLLAERGENRRNALLGDTTVAFWAKAAEGDASDECDWIMSAVMDPPTDADEASKVRDTMRKLSQGKPSDFSRLDPETEVFLLGLAPNASRIVVRFWKPGTVSEFSENTLKFWDEMTIAPEGWKGVPAVWSIVLETVPAGKNGTRSLSDADPMLSGEILKSVLTGRNLPVSLMSKILERIRKDKEVNARRAAICRAVVNQTTYKEKLPVSLDTTVTDEAYLLGRLFALLEDIQSKALPGLNSTIRDRYFGAASATPARIFPMLERNISHHLKLIRRNGSGHLAHWFDKQVAEVKGGLGMTMPRILGLEGQGRFTTGYYHQKADKWARQEAKRKAEAIAAEAAENQSEQEKETA, encoded by the coding sequence ATGACGATGCTGAGAGCTCTCAATGACCTCTACGGGCGCCTGCGCGCAGATGGTGAGGCCCCTGACTTCGGGTTCTCGATGGAATACGTCGGCTTCGCCCTGGAGATCGACATGGAAGGGAACTTCCTGCGTCTCACGGACCTTCGAAGCCTGAAGAATGACGCCCCTCAACCGGTGCGGAAACCTGTGCCCCGCGCGCAGAGGACCTCAGGTGTACTGCCCCGGCTCGGAGCCGACACCTGCGCCTATGTCCTCGGTGTCGATGCAAAAGAGGTGAAAGTCGGCGGAAGGAAGTCGTTTGAAGCAAACCTGTCTCCGCGGGCGGCCGAGAAACACACCGCATTCATCGAACGGCACCGGGAGCTCTTTGCCGGCACCAATGATCCGCATCTGCAAGCGGTCCTGCGCTTCTTCGAAAGTTGGACGCCTGAGATGTTCGTCGAACGCGAGTTCAGTGCGCAGGCGCTCTTGCAGACCCTTCAGATCGAGATCGGCGAGGGAAGCGAGAAAGTTGTCCTGCATCAGCACCCGTCCATTGTCGCAGAGGCGCAAAAGCCGGGTGAGGGTGAACTTGTGAAGTGCCTTGTGACCGGTGAGGAAGGACCCTTGGCGCAGAACCATATGCAGATCAAAGGCGTCCGAGGTTCTCAAGCATCCGGCGCCTACATGGTCTCGTTCAACAAGCCCTCGTTCTGTTCCCATGACAAGAAGAACGGAGCGAACGCCCCCGTTTCTGAACGGGCCGCCTTCGGGTACGTAACTGCTCTGAATACGTTGCTCGCTGAGCGCGGTGAAAACCGCAGGAATGCGCTTTTGGGAGACACCACCGTCGCCTTTTGGGCGAAGGCGGCCGAAGGTGACGCATCCGACGAATGCGACTGGATCATGAGCGCGGTCATGGACCCGCCAACAGACGCCGATGAGGCATCCAAGGTCCGGGACACCATGCGAAAGCTGTCCCAAGGCAAACCTTCTGATTTCTCGCGGCTAGACCCTGAAACCGAAGTATTTCTGCTCGGCCTCGCGCCAAACGCAAGTCGCATCGTGGTCAGGTTCTGGAAACCGGGAACCGTTTCAGAGTTTTCCGAGAACACTCTGAAATTTTGGGATGAGATGACCATTGCCCCTGAGGGGTGGAAGGGTGTCCCGGCAGTTTGGTCGATCGTTCTGGAGACCGTCCCAGCCGGCAAGAATGGGACCCGCAGCCTCAGCGACGCCGATCCAATGCTGTCGGGGGAAATCCTGAAATCTGTCCTGACTGGACGAAACCTTCCCGTCTCTCTGATGAGCAAGATCCTCGAGCGCATTCGCAAAGACAAGGAGGTGAACGCCCGCCGCGCAGCCATCTGCCGTGCCGTCGTCAACCAAACCACCTACAAGGAGAAACTACCCGTGAGCCTAGACACGACAGTAACTGACGAGGCCTACCTTCTGGGCCGTCTCTTCGCCCTGCTGGAAGACATCCAGAGCAAGGCTCTGCCCGGCCTCAACTCGACTATTCGGGATCGGTACTTCGGCGCGGCCTCGGCGACTCCGGCTCGGATCTTTCCAATGCTGGAGCGCAACATCAGTCACCATCTGAAGCTCATCAGACGCAATGGGTCCGGGCACCTCGCCCACTGGTTCGACAAGCAGGTCGCGGAGGTGAAGGGCGGTCTTGGAATGACCATGCCACGCATTCTGGGCTTGGAAGGGCAGGGGCGCTTTACGACCGGCTACTACCATCAGAAAGCCGACAAATGGGCGCGCCAGGAAGCCAAGCGCAAGGCTGAAGCAATCGCTGCAGAAGCCGCCGAAAACCAATCAGAACAGGAAAAGGAGACCGCCTGA
- a CDS encoding IS3 family transposase (programmed frameshift), giving the protein MRHKPGTPKPSAEKVVKDIRRRTRKQHSAEEKIRIVLEGLRGEESIAELCRREGIATSLYYSWSKEFLEAGKKRLAGDTARQASSPEVKVLRAEASALKEALAEATLENRLLKKKYDRGWGRPRMRYPASEKLEIIRLVERSHLPAARTLEMFGIPKTTFYRWYDRYRSLGEAGLEDRRPHPGRVWNRIPDDVRQDVVGLALEEPELSPRELAVRFTDTKKYFVSEASVYRILKAHDLIPSPAFIVVKAADEFRDKTSRPNQLWQTDFTYLKVIGWGWYYLSTILDDFSRYVIAWKLCTTMRAEDVTDTLQLALEASGCDQPTVLHRPRLLSDNGSSYIAGDLAIWLKDKQMEHVRGAPNHPQTQGKIERWHQTLKNRILLENHYLPGALEAAIETFVDHYNHQRVHESLGNVTPADVYFGRAKAILAERRRIKSDTIRQRRLLNRTQAA; this is encoded by the exons ATGAGACATAAACCCGGAACACCTAAGCCTTCCGCCGAGAAGGTTGTGAAGGACATCCGCCGACGCACCCGCAAACAGCATTCGGCGGAGGAAAAGATCCGCATCGTGCTTGAGGGCCTTCGCGGCGAGGAGAGCATAGCCGAGCTTTGCCGGCGCGAGGGGATTGCGACGAGCCTGTACTACAGTTGGTCCAAAGAGTTTCTCGAGGCCGGCAAGAAGCGGCTTGCTGGTGACACAGCGCGCCAGGCGAGCAGCCCGGAAGTGAAGGTCCTGCGGGCTGAGGCCAGCGCGCTGAAGGAGGCCTTGGCAGAGGCCACCCTTGAGAATCGGCTGCTCA AAAAAAAGTATGATCGGGGATGGGGGAGACCACGAATGAGGTACCCTGCATCCGAAAAGCTCGAGATTATCCGGCTCGTCGAGAGATCACATCTGCCCGCGGCGCGCACGCTGGAGATGTTCGGTATTCCGAAGACAACCTTCTATCGTTGGTACGACCGATACCGATCCCTTGGCGAGGCCGGTCTCGAGGATCGCCGACCCCACCCGGGTCGGGTCTGGAACCGCATCCCTGATGATGTCCGGCAGGATGTGGTCGGCTTGGCGCTGGAGGAGCCCGAACTCTCTCCACGGGAGCTTGCGGTGCGCTTCACAGATACGAAGAAGTACTTTGTCTCAGAGGCTTCGGTGTATCGCATCCTCAAGGCGCACGACCTGATCCCGAGCCCTGCCTTCATCGTTGTCAAGGCTGCGGACGAGTTCCGCGATAAGACGAGCCGGCCAAACCAGCTCTGGCAGACCGACTTCACGTACCTGAAGGTGATCGGTTGGGGTTGGTACTATCTGAGCACCATCCTGGATGACTTCAGCCGATATGTAATCGCCTGGAAGCTCTGCACGACCATGCGAGCCGAAGATGTCACTGACACACTCCAGCTCGCGCTGGAGGCGTCCGGTTGCGACCAGCCGACCGTGCTACACCGACCACGACTTCTCAGCGACAACGGCTCGTCCTACATCGCAGGCGATCTCGCAATCTGGCTGAAGGACAAGCAGATGGAGCATGTGCGCGGGGCCCCCAACCATCCGCAGACGCAGGGCAAGATCGAACGCTGGCACCAGACCCTGAAGAACCGCATCCTGCTGGAGAACCACTACCTCCCCGGCGCACTCGAGGCCGCGATCGAGACCTTCGTCGACCACTACAACCATCAACGCGTCCATGAGAGCCTCGGAAACGTCACCCCGGCCGACGTCTACTTCGGTCGCGCCAAAGCCATCTTAGCCGAACGAAGGAGGATCAAGTCCGACACCATCCGCCAGCGCCGCTTGCTCAACCGAACTCAGGCGGCCTAA